AACTTTAGAGATAAACAAAACGGGGATAAAGAAGATAAAAATGTGGTAATCAAAGATTCCATCTTTGTGAAAAACAAAAACATGTTTTACAAAGTGAAATTTGATGATATTCTATTCGTAAAAAGCGACCATGTATACCTTGAAATTTATACTGCAAAAAACAAAAAACACCTGCTTCGAGGAAGTTTAACCGCATTTGCCGAACGACTTCCTAAAAACTTCTTCAGAACTCATCGAAGTTACTTAATCAATCTGGATTATCTGGAAGCTATTAACTCCATTCACGTCATTATCAATGATATTCAGGTACCCATTGGAAAAACATACAGAAACGACCTCATGGAAAGTATCCAACTGGAATAGTTTCAATTATTTATCATTTTCTTAACCTGTAAATCCTCCTTTTGCTTTTCAGAACATAATTCATGTCGTTCATAACATTTGTTATGGTACACCTTTATGCTCACCCTTCTTTTGCTCCAATTTAAAGAGTCAATCTCACCAAATTTCAAACAAAATTCAAAGGGGCATGAAGAATTTTTTTACTGTTAAATCGTATTCATTTTTAGCCTTGATCGCCATTTTGGCCATCAGTCTTTTTTCAAATTCCACGGCATATACACAAACGTTAGCCAGTCCATATGTGGTTACCACATTTCCGGCCACTATATCCAGTATCAACACCGCTGGTGGAGAAACCGCAACGGGTATGCAAGGAGCTTGTTTTACACTACCATGCTGTTCTATTAATGTATTTAAAGTGACATTACCAGCAAATGGCGTGCTTCGTGTGGAGATGAGCAATTTCAATTTTTTAGCAGGAAGTATCATTGCTTATCGCTCACTCGTTGCAAATCCAACGAGCTATTCTGACCTGCAGTACATTTCAGGCTCACCGGGAAACTTTTGCGGATTTAGAGATACCCTACAACTGGGTCGTGCATTTACAGATAACTGGGATAATATTCCATATGGCGGCACACCAACTCAATACAGTGGGATTACATCGGTATATGACTTTAATAACCCATCATCTTTAGCAGGATATTATCCTGCGGGAGATTATTACCTCCTGGTATTTAATGAAAACCAGCAAACCTCTCAGGGACTTGGGGGATTAACAGATTTAACGTTTGAATTTGCTGAAGCATGTGCACCATTGACCGCACCAACTGCTCTAAATTTTGATACGTTAGAATACAATTCTGAATCAGATACCGTAAGTTTTTATGTAAAAAACCAAAGAACACTTGATGTAGACATCGATACTTCTAATATTAGTATCACAGGTACAAACGCCTCTGAGTTTATCTTTTTACCAGTTTCCGATACTTCATTAGCCGTTGGCGACTCCTTGCAATTTCAAGTTGTTTTCACCCCTACATCGGGAGGAGCCAGAACAGCATCCATTGAAATTCCTTTTTCTGATACCAGTTGTTCCACAACATCTGAAATATTATTAAATGGATATGGCGCACAACCTGAAATTGTCTTACTGGGAAATAGTATTAACATTACTAACAACGACCTGACACCATCTACTTCGAACTTCACCAATATGGGACCGGTAGTTACCAATACCGGGTCGGTCACCAAACTTTTTCAAATCACAAATACGGGTTCAGATACACTTACTTTGACTAACAACCCTATTGTTACTTTATCCGGAAATAGCCAATTTATCATCAGTAGTCAACCTGCTTCTTCTGTTCTACCCGGTGATACTACCAGCTTCGAAATCACTTTCACTCCTACCGTTGATGGAACCGTAACCACAGATATATCCATTGCAAATAATGATCTGGACGAATCCACATTTACATTTAGAATCGAAGCAACCGGAGCTGAACGAAATGGCTTACACTTTGACGGCTCAAATGATTATGTCAACATTAACACTGTAGCTGATGACATGGCTGGGATCAACACCTGGACCATTGAATCATGGATCAAAGCGGATCCTTCCCAAACTGGAAACGATCATATCATGGCTGTGAACACCACAGGAACCGGCACCATTTTTCTTTTCAGATTAGATGATGGTTTTTTAGATTTCTATGATGGATCAACTGCCTTCGAAGTAGGTCCTGATTTAAGAGATGACACATGGCACCACGTTGCTGCGACCTATGACAATGGACAATTAAGCTTATTTATTGATGGTATTCCTCAAGGATCATTTAATACCGGAACAATCAGTTTTGCAAGCAACAATAGATGGAGTTTAGGACAGGAATATGATGGAAGTTCCAGAAGTGAGTATTTCAAAGGAGCACTAAACGAAGTTAGGATTTGGAAAACAGTTAAAACTACACAAGAAATCGCTGATGGTCGTTATTGTGAAATTCAAAATCCGGCTTCAAACACTAACCTAACAGGTTATTATACTTTTAACCAGGGTGTATCCGGAGGATCAAATACCAGCATCAATGCAATCACTGATGCATCTGGTTATACAAACGATGGAACTCCAAACAACTTTGCATTAACAGGCACCACTTCAAACTTTATTGCAGCCACTAATGTAGGGGTAAACTGTAACTCTGTACGTATTGCCTTATGTGATATTGATTCTTATTCTGTTCCTGGAGGAAATACCTACACATCATCTGGTGTATATATCGACACATTAACAAATAGTATGGGTGGTGATAGCATTGTATATACGGATCTATCTATTCGATACTTCCAAATCACTCAGGATCATATTAATGATACGACCGTATGTGACACCATAAAAGAATTTGCGCAAACATCTTACACTCCATTCGCACGATTTGAAAATACAGACAATGACTGGGTAGAAATAAATGGTGCGGTAGATAGTCTGGTAAATACCAATCGATCCGTATTCTTATGGATGCGTGAAGCTGATCAAATTTCCGGGAGTGCGGACGTACTTGTTGGTATTAATACGAGCGGGACTGCAACTGTATGTAACTTAGGAATTGCTACTAATGAGCAGCTTTGGATTTATGATGGTGGAAATAACCGTTACTCAGGCGTTGTAGTTACCGATGGTCAATGGCACTTTGTAGGTTATACTTATGATGAAGCTTCCAATCAAACTCAGTTTTGGGTGGATGGAGTCGCAGCCAATTCATTTACAAATGGTCAATCCATAAGTGCCACAAGCCGAATCTCATTAGGACAGGAATTTGACGGATCATCCCCAAGTAATTTCTATGATGGTGATATGGCTGAAGTTACTATTTGGAATGAGGTTCTGGATGCTACGGATATTGCATTGCTAATGGAATCATCTGTTCAGACTTCTCATCCAAAATACAATAAACTAAAGGCTTACTATCCAATGATCAGCGAATGTAACAACACTGATCTTACCTTAAAAGATTTTGGCCCGCACGCTTACAATGGAACCATGACAGCAAATGATATCATTATCACCGATACATTAGCCAATCTTACAGACCACAATGCCGCACCTTTATATAGTAAATCATGGATTAGAAATGGCTCACAAATCTCCACATCTGATTCTCTATTCTTGACTAATGCTATCCAGGGCGGCACATATGGTTTAAACCTTTCACTGGATTACTTTAACGTGTCAGATTCTTGGGTCACTACAGTGAATCCGGCTTGTCAGGGACTTTTTGCATCGGTAGTTGTAGATGCTCATGTAAGCTGTAATGGTTTGTCTGATGGAGGAGCAACCATTACAGGAATCAATGGAACAGCGCCTTATACATTTGCCTGGAGCAATGGCGCAACCTCAGCAAGCATCACTAGTCTTTCAGCTGGAACATATACAGTAACCGTTACAGATGGATTAGGAGACACGAGTTCTACTTCGATTTCAATTACAGAACCTACTGTTCTGAATGCAAATCCAATCATCACTTCAAACATTAGTACTTCGGGAGCATCAGATGGCGTGGCATCAGCAACACCTCAAGGGGGAACAGCACCTTTTACTTATTTATGGAGCAATGGTGCTACAACAGCAAGCATCTCCAGTCTTTCGGCTGGCACTTATACTGTGACCGTAACAGACGC
This genomic interval from bacterium SCSIO 12643 contains the following:
- a CDS encoding response regulator, with the protein product MNKVKILIVEDEMVIAMNLVSILEDLGYDVLDPANSYDEAVDALKEEQPDIALLDIQLDGDKDGIDFARYINQHQEIPFIYLTSNADSRTLNQAKETSPSSYLVKPFNQDDLFTSIEIALHNFRDKQNGDKEDKNVVIKDSIFVKNKNMFYKVKFDDILFVKSDHVYLEIYTAKNKKHLLRGSLTAFAERLPKNFFRTHRSYLINLDYLEAINSIHVIINDIQVPIGKTYRNDLMESIQLE